A stretch of Monomorium pharaonis isolate MP-MQ-018 chromosome 7, ASM1337386v2, whole genome shotgun sequence DNA encodes these proteins:
- the LOC105832307 gene encoding uncharacterized protein LOC105832307 isoform X1 codes for METVGKQVQVVSGLGVGGPVGPVGPVGGDLHHHHHPHPHAHPPHPHSHPHGHPHGSHGHSLATSNPGRGQPQPPTSHNQHVPARSTSVQLHRPTQSYANIKSSSPVSPRTIGTGATYVQGGAAASSAAAAAAAAAATAGGPAVAAGGITATSSSGLVGVSNVLSSATGGGGGGGGGGGSGGGGGGVNNSGTNNSGASNIGSGGGGGGGSGGGGGGGGGGGGGGGNSNSSGGGGGGSGGGGGAGGGGGGGAGGAGGAGGAASYVTVPMLRYIHSYPPTSGSSPAVTAVVTTAPSLAAPVVPVPVPAPVPVAVSAPPHSQPTVIASQTPPPPLTGTTYAARDAYRAGTTNVNERLAINVNSSPLSQVGGVGVVSAAEYSGMGAGGRGDRQRISLLPPVGSSVTSIPSPSAAAASDYQQHAAAARNPPRVGLMPVQPDQYCSRTPVDMSSLQQDAPPFKKIRLGSHQQVQQLQSQSQPRCLSPADPCGAKQEQQQHVVQLQQPLRIDTREQPAVGAYTPQTEAISPTLPEPNTQEDAQYRSTKDDLLQQIGKVDREIAKRENQLNMLRKRLKELEETANKPLEVKDTEEQSQQPKHQSMAQKVYAENRRKAEEAHRLLERLGPKVELPLYNQPSDTSVYQDNRTRHQTCIRARLITRLRREHAERASLHRQQSQTYAILVQEWHRKVERLEATQKRKSKETKNREFFEKVFPELRKQREDKERFNRVGARIKSEADLEEIMDGLQEQEEETLQDLKNSIKARQMEDKKMRSYAVIPPLLLDAKQRRIAFQNRNGLLQPEELEALHSERKLINVWSSVEHELFKEKYLQHPKNYGVIAQSLEHKCVPDCVHHYYLTKKAENYKQLLRKSRQRTRSSRNNPNNKVNNTSSTIGPIDILTTGVTTRLQREQQQKTQENPQNSSSTATSTSTTSTTVTSSVSSTTVGTTTVTTTTTPLSSIASGVSVTTDSVTASTTTTTTSVLNTTATSSVSTTSTTSSAKDSRDASKENKENKVDSKESHLVKIEPKEEPQSDSASGKDIKVIMEGKGALSSSASSLNNATNVSTIQSDFKESSKKKLGNGANVAASGRIKDKKKENHTPMETSDEETPSIDVIEGGRQIGPHACTVCQSVVEGSAHSRALPRSQASQYGLREDQVPPGARVCNTCRCKAVRGRYTACPLPGCPNLSSSKSRVKRLRALPSKWLDLPPEIREPIAQEFQIPNSATKCCSACFSRISRRLAPHLAGSAEASEEGADALSRQWTDEELEQLRRALREHGTNWPKVAEQIPGKTNHQCKNYYFAYRKKLSLDQVVAEYYASLGEERRPCLTDEEESGSSTSSCDELAVHDSSDTASAGSPATTMTGSNAASSGTAATSAMTFQRSTDQKLGDKLSEIAVVSLVPPGSSHQSSSSGTATATSGGREDYDSSATETADEGQGGADLDNGSVVVTLTSSSNSSTSLQQQSQQQSQHPQPPPIHSPPSTTSSNSNPLTVKDLMLGVIEMQLKRNPNSPADGSSSAPNSSGTPTISSILKTDHRNDITYVRGYKSSSNMANTTLTNRDSNLATLSVVSGSHHGHRSAPSPQQIGQMQATITPCPPSVPSSQAASSDLLPKEGLVVMQVQQALRETEGTLDLSIKKPRQDYNHSMQLHKPPTVTLYRPEPPPGAYYHPHTPHPEQGRGAKSPLIYASSPRPQAPITPKMNKVTVPPPHPKLSPKLSSMGTPSHKSGSITHGTPVSTTRYEGLLRQMTPPGNPSVTGAAPNASERGGGGAINAGSAGPGTPKDTSGSITQGTPVLPFAVDKRGAPMYDYHRTIRHSPVTGSGNVPPPGQCPTSQAASPAVVVSHGSSQYNSYSASGRPPPSYTMEQQLSSRQIIMNDYITSQQMHARARSGSSSGAAVAAETTNKSEPPPPPSSTLYYTSTPPPSQTHTQPRQGVIQRHNTQKQMHYPPPPPGLEAFSSLVDVAVQQPSLPVPHPHGHPAASSSGGHEGLGKTMADRLLADRQHYDNNRAFHQEMRMQEHRMAAMQAVEHRLAAAAVAAHHQRDRDRERDLVHLREKEEHRLHREKELQQQLEHRLAVQQHHQREKDLQQQEHRLAQQREKDMHVEHARLSVQQVREKDIQHEHRLSVHQQREKEIHQQMVAAAAQREKEHEHRLAVQQQREKEMQQQEQRLAMQQQHEKEHAERRLAMQQAHRERDLAHLHQQQQQQQQQIQQHIQQQRLEAERRHIAQYRDLYRDQQQQQIDRDSSRLTSLGFSSQSSRLQQSQQSQQQQSTSSSSSRQSQSSSQQNDSSTLTAASLIDAIITHQINQSADNPSASGSSANQPVRAGDRLFQGFHREAQQEPNGIAHSPAGEGSGGGSGGSGNGSGSNKAITLGEHVDHIVSKDYGPPHSSYRYGFQVTDKRRKYNEPDSVKTGDERQIIRVAQQQQTQQQQQHQSSGKQQYHSVEPVSPPEATTNHYERRFYESSTATSTSGTPSNKSHLFDYVKNRIVECMRTADDKTGGGGSDGGVSSDRNGGGNSVISEKDEKGASAGSVERSPSSGGGGSGSSGGSGGGSGGSGSGSGSGSNGNSGGGGNSSGNNEMVVDDASGPNPTSREQPPPPTPAATTTFYPFSALGVHTGPPPAPPPATATTASVTKSEQMQAEPAPLLSSQYEPLSDED; via the exons ACCGACGCAGAGCTATGCCAACATCAAGAGCAGTAGCCCGGTATCACCGAGGACGATAGGAACGGGAGCGACGTACGTGCAGGGCGGTGCGGCCGCGTCGTCCGCGGCGGCGGCTGCTGCGGCGGCCGCTGCGACCGCGGGTGGCCCCGCCGTTGCAGCCGGTGGAATTACCGCGACGAGTAGCAGCGGTCTGGTTGGTGTTTCGAACGTTTTATCCTCTGCAACGGGaggaggcggcggcggcggcggcggcggcggcagcggcggcggtggcggcggcgtgAACAATAGCGGCACGAACAACAGCGGTGCGAGCAACATCggtagcggcggcggcggtggtggcggcagcggcggcggcggcggcggtggtggtggcggcggtggcggcggtggcaATAGCAACAgcagtggcggcggcggcggcggcagcggtggtggcggcggtgctggcggaggaggaggaggtggtgCTGGTGGTGCTGGCGGTGCCGGGGGTGCCGCTTCTTATGTCACCGTGCCGATGCTCCGCTACATTCATTCCTACCCTCCGACTTCGGGGTCGTCGCCGGCGGTAACGGCGGTCGTCACCACCGCACCGTCGCTGGCTGCACCCGTCGTGCCTGTGCCCGTGCCTGCGCCCGTACCTGTGGCCGTTTCCGCACCACCTCACAGTCAGCCTACCGTCATCGCCAGCCaaacgccgccgccgccactcACCGGGACTACCTACGCCGCGAGAGACGCGTATCGTGCCGGCACTACGAAC gtAAACGAGAGGCTCGCCATCAATGTGAACAGCAGTCCTCTGTCGCAAGTTGGTGGCGTTGGGGTAGTGTCCGCGGCGGAATACAGCGGCATGGGTGCCGGTGGCAGAGGTGATCGGCAGAGGATATCCCTCTTGCCGCCTGTCGGCTCTTCGGTAACGTCTATACCATCGCCTTCTGCCGCCGCCGCATCGGACTATCAACAACATGCGGCGGCGGCAAGGAACCCGCCGCGAGTAGGCCTCATGCCCGTCCAGCCTGATCAGTATTGCAGTCGCACCCCCGTCGACATGTCCAGTCTGCAGCAGGATGCGCCACCCTTCAAAAAGATCCGTTTGGGATCGCATCAGCAGGTCCAGCAGCTGCAGTCGCAATCTCAGCCGCGCTGCTTGTCGCCCGCGGACCCATGCGGAGCCAAGCAGGAACAACAGCAACATGTCGTACAGCTGCAACAGCCACTTAGGATAGACACCAGG GAGCAGCCTGCCGTGGGAGCGTATACGCCACAAACGGAAGCTATTTCGCCTACGCTTCCAGAGCCGAATACGCAAGAGGATGCACAATATAGAAGTACGAAGGACGATCTTTTGCAGCAAATTGGCAAGGTCGACAGGGAGATCGCTAAAAGGGAGAATCAATTGAATATGTTGCGGAAGAGGTTAAAAGAACTAGAAGAAACAGCGAATAAACCTCTCGAGGTAAAGGATACTGAGGAACAGTCACAGCAACCAAAGCATCAGTCGATGGCGCAAAAGGTCTACGCTGAGAACAGg AGAAAGGCAGAAGAAGCTCATAGACTCTTAGAAAGACTGGGCCCCAAAGTAGAACTACCTTTGTATAATCAACCGTCGGATACAAGCGTGTACCAAGATAATCGTACACGGCATCAAACATGTATACGAGCCAGACTTATAACTAGGCTTCGGAGAGAACATGCCGAGCGTGCGTCCCTTCATCGGCAGCAATCACAAACATACGCCATTTTAGTTCAAGAATGGCATCGTAAGGTGGAACGGCTGGAGGCAacgcaaaaaagaaaatcgaaGGAGACAAAGAATCGCGAGTTCTTCGAGAAGGTGTTCCCCGAGTTGCGAAAACAGAGGGAAGACAAGGAACGTTTTAACAGAGTTGGTGCTCGCATCAAGAGTGAAGCCGATCTTGAAGAGATAATGGACGGTCTACAAGAACAAGAG GAAGAAACATtgcaagatttaaaaaattccattaaAGCTCGTCAG ATGGAGGATAAAAAGATGCGTTCATATGCAGTCATACCGCCTCTGTTGTTGGACGCGAAGCAACGAAGAATCGCATTTCAGAATCGAAATGGATTGCTTCAACCAGAGGAATTAGAAGCTCTTCATAGTGAACGTAAATTGATCAATGTATGGAGTTCGGTGGAACATGAattatttaaggaaaaatatcTTCAGCACCCTAAGAACTATGGAGTGATAGCTCAATCGTTAGAACATAAGTGCGTTCCAGATTGTGTACATCACTACTACCTCACTAAAAAagcagaaaattataaacaacttCTACGAAAATCGCGTCAACGGACACGTAGCTCTCGGAACAATCCAAATAACAAA GTAAATAATACGAGCTCGACTATCGGACCTATAGATATTTTAACGACAGGCGTAACGACAAGATTACAGCGAGAACAGCAACAGAAAACTCAAGAGAATCCTCAGAATAGTTCGTCAACGGCTACGTCTACATCTACAACGAGCACCACGGTAACATCGAGCGTATCGTCAACAACTGTCGGAACCACGACAgtgacgacgacaacgactcCTTTGAGCTCGATAGCGTCGGGCGTTAGCGTAACGACGGATTCTGTAACGGCATcaacgacaacgacaacgacaTCTGTCCTGAACACCACCGCGACGTCGAGTGTCTCAACGACGTCGACAACGTCCAGCGCGAAGGATTCCAGGGACGCGAGTAAAGAGAATAAGGAGAATAAAGTCGATTCGAAGGAATCTCATCTTGTAAAGATAGAACCGAAAGAAGAGCCACAATCGGATTCAGCATCGGGGAAGGACATTAAAGTAAT AATGGAAGGGAAAGGCGCGTTATCATCATCCGCGTCTTCGTTGAACAACGCGACGAATGTTTCGACCATCCAGTCAGACTTCAAGGAATCAAGTAAAAAGAAACTAGGCAATGGTGCTAATGTGGCAGCTAGTGGTAGAATAAAAGATAAGAAGAAGGAGAATCATACTCCTATGGAGACCAGTGACGAGGAGACACCGTCGATCGACGTCATCG AGGGTGGCAGGCAGATAGGACCTCACGCTTGCACGGTGTGCCAAAGCGTCGTCGAGGGAAGCGCGCATAGCCGCGCGTTACCGCGTAGCCAGGCGTCGCAGTACGGTCTACGGGAGGATCAAGTGCCGCCTGGTGCGCGCGTCTGCAACACCTGCCGCTGCAAGGCCGTTCGAGGACGTTACACCGCCTGTCCGCTGCCAGGCTGTCCGAACCTGAGCAGCTCCAAGTCGAGAGTAAAGCGGCTGAGAGCATTGCCCTCTAAGTGGCTTGACCTGCCACCGGAGATCCGGGAACCAATCGCTCAAGAATTCC aaataccGAATAGCGCGACGAAATGTTGCTCGGCCTGCTTCAGTCGCATATCGCGTCGTTTAGCGCCGCATCTTGCGGGCAGTGCCGAAGCGTCCGAGGAGGGGGCTGATGCGTTGTCGCGCCAATGGACGGACGAGGAGCTCGAGCAACTTCGCAGAGCACTTCGGGAACACGGCACCAATTGGCCAAAGGTCGCCGAGCAAATACCCGGCAAGACAAACCATCAATGTAAAAACTATTACTTTGCTTATCGAAAGAAACTGAGTCTCGATCAGGTCGTGGCCGAATATTACGCTTCATTGGGCGAAGAACGGAGACCGTGTTTGACTGACGAAGAGGAAAGCGGCAGTAGTACTAGCAGCTGCGACGAGTTAGCT GTTCACGATTCGAGTGACACAGCCAGTGCAGGAAGTCCAGCAACGACTATGACAGGCAGTAACGCGGCGTCGAGTGGTACTGCGGCGACGTCGGCGATGACTTTCCAACGGTCCACCGATCAGAAACTTGGTGATAAACTCTCGGAAATAGCCGTGGTATCACTCGTGCCACCTGGATCATCTCACCAGTCTTCCAGTAGCGGAACTGCTACCGCTACATCCGGTGGCAGGGAGGATTACGATAGTTCTGCCACG GAGACAGCGGACGAAGGTCAGGGTGGTGCTGACTTGGATAATGGCAGTGTTGTGGTGACTCTGACATCTTCCAGCAATAGTTCGACATCGTTGCAACAACAGAGTCAACAACAGAGCCAACATCCGCAGCCACCACCAATTCATTCGCCACCTTCGACGACAAGTTCCAATTCCAATCCGCTCACTGTCAAAGATCTCATGCTTGGAGTCATCGAGATGCAATTAAAACGTAATCCCAACAGTCCAGCCGACGGTAGTTCGTCAGCACCCAATAGCTCTGGCACTCCGACGATATCTAGTATCTTGAAAACAGATCATCGTAACGACATAACATATGTCCGTGGCTACAAATCGTCATCAAATATGGCGAACACTACGTTGACTAATAGAGATTCAAATCTAGCAACGCTCTCTGTAGTCTCGGGATCTCATCATGGTCATCGTTCTGCTCCTAGTCCGCAACAAATTG GCCAGATGCAGGCTACTATTACTCCTTGCCCGCCATCTGTACCGAGTAGTCAAGCTGCGTCATCCGATTTGCTACCTAAGGAAGGTTTGGTCGTCATGCAAGTGCAACAAGCGCTTCGAGAAACGGAAGGAACATTGGATTTGAGTATCAAAAAACCAAGACAAGATTACAATCATTCGATGCAGCTTCATAAGCCGCCGACGGTCACGCTCTATCGGCCGGAACCACCGCCGGGGGCGTATTATCATCCTCACACACCTCATCCCGAGCAAGGACGTGGCGCGAAGAGTCCATTGATTTATGCTTCGTCACCGCGACCGCAAGCACCCATTACGCCCAAGATGAACAAAGTCACCGTACCACCGCCTCATCCTAAGTTATCACCAAAATTGAGCAGCATGGGTACGCCAAGTCACAAAAGTGGTTCTATCACCCATGGTACGCCAGTATCCACAACGCGTTATGAAGGCCTGTTGCGGCAAATGACGCCACCTGGTAATCCCTCGGTTACTGGTGCCGCTCCGAACGCTAGTGAACGAGGTGGCGGCGGTGCTATCAACGCCGGTTCCGCTGGCCCAGGGACGCCAAAAGATACAAGTGGTTCGATCACTCAGGGTACACCGGTGCTTCCGTTTGCGGTAGACAAACGCGGCGCGCCTATGTACGATTATCATCGTACCATCCGACATTCGCCTGTTACGGGCAGTGGCAATGTGCCACCACCGGGACAGTGTCCGACGAGCCAGGCGGCATCGCCAGCCGTGGTAGTGAGCCACGGCAGCAGCCAGTACAATTCTTATTCTGCCTCTGGACGACCACCACCCAGTTACACAATGGAGCAACAGTTATCCAGTCGGCAGATTATCATGAATGATTATATTACGAGTCAACAGATGCATGCTCGTGCTCGTAGCGGTAGTAGTTCTGGTGCTGCTGTCGCTGCTGAGACAACCAATAAGAGCgagccgccaccgccaccatCGTCCACCCTCTACTATACCAGCACGCCTCCCCCATCACAAACGCATACGCAACCGCGGCAAGGTGTCATCCAGAGGCACAATACGCAGAAGCAAATGCATTATCCACCACCGCCACCTGGTCTAGAGGCGTTCTCCAGTTTAGTGGATGTGGCAGTACAGCAACCCAGTCTTCCGGTGCCACATCCGCACGGTCATCCAGCTGCATCCAGTAGTGGTGGTCACGAAGGGCTCGGCAAGACGATGGCGGATCGTTTGTTGGCCGATCGTCAACATTACGACAATAATCGGGCTTTTCATCAAGAAATGCGGATGCAGGAACATCGTATGGCGGCAATGCAAGCTGTAGAACACAGATTAGCAGCAGCGGCTGTGGCAGCGCATCATCAACGCGATCGAGATAGAGAACGCGATCTCGTTCATCTGAGAGAAAAGGAGGAACACCGTTTGCATCGTGAAAAAGAATTGCAGCAGCAACTGGAACACCGTCTTGCGGTGCAGCAACATCATCAACGTGAAAAAGATCTTCAGCAACAAGAGCATCGTCTTGCGCAGCAGCGGGAAAAGGACATGCATGTCGAGCATGCTCGTTTATCCGTACAACAAGTCCGAGAGAAGGATATTCAACACGAGCATCGGCTTAGCGTACATCAGCAGCGGGAAAAAGAGATACACCAGCAAATGGTGGCAGCTGCTGCGCAACGTGAGAAGGAGCACGAACATCGATTGGCTGTACAGCAGCAACGCGAGAAGGAGATGCAACAGCAGGAACAGCGACTTGCTATGCAGCAACAGCATGAGAAGGAGCATGCCGAACGACGTCTAGCTATGCAACAAGCGCATCGCGAAAGGGATCTAGCACATCTCCAtcaacaacagcaacagcaacaacagcagaTTCAGCAGCATATTCAGCAACAACGTTTGGAGGCCGAGAGAAGACACATTGCGCAATACAGAGATCTGTACAGAGATCAACAACAACAGCAAATTGACAGAGATTCGTCGAGACTAACAAGCCTCGGATTCTCCTCACAGTCCTCTAGGCTTCAGCAATCTCAGCAATCTCAACAGCAACAGTCgacgtcatcgtcatcgtcgcgACAGAGTCAGTCCTCCAGTCAGCAGAACGATTCGTCGACTCTTACAGCCGCCAGTCTGATTGATGCTATCATCACTCATCAGATTAATCAGAGTGCCGATAATCCTAGTGCTAGTGGATCCTCAGCTAATCAGCCAGTACGTGCTGGCGATCGTCTTTTTCAG GGATTTCATCGTGAAGCTCAACAAGAACCTAATGGCATAGCTCACAGTCCCGCTGGTGAAGGCAGCGGCGGTGGAAGTGGTGGAAGCGGCAATGGAAGTGGCAGTAACAAAGCGATCACTCTCGGCGAGCATGTTGATCATATTGTTTCTAAAGATTATGGCCCGCCACATTCGTCGTATAGATACGG ATTTCAAGTTACCGATAAGAGACGAAAATATAATGAGCCCGACTCTGTGAAGACCGGGGATGAGCGTCAAATAATACGCGTTGCGCAACAGCAGCAGacgcagcagcaacagcaacatcAGTCATCGGGAAAACAGCAATATCATTCGGTCGAGCCGGTCTCGCCACCGGAGGCAACTACCAATCATTATGAACGTCGCTTCTATGAATCGAGCACTGCCACATCCACTTCCGGAACTCCCTCCAACAAGTCGCATTTGTTCGATTACGTGAAGAATAGAATCGTCGAGTGTATGCGCACTGCGGACGATAAGACGGGTGGTGGCGGCAGTGATGGTGGTGTGAGCTCCGACAGAAATGGAGGCGGTAATTCCGTTATATCAGAGAAGGATGAAAAGGGAGCTAGTGCGGGAAGTGTGGAGAGAAGCCCATCGAGTGGTGGTGGCGGTAGCGGAAGTagtggcggcagcggcggtggCAGTGGCGGCAGTGGCAGCGGCAGCGGTAGCGGCAGCAACGGAAAcagtggcggcggcggcaataGCAGCGGAAACAATGAGATGGTAGTTGACGATGCAAGTGGACCGAATCCAACCTCTCGTGAACAACCACCGCCGCCTACGCCCGCAGCTACCACTACGTTCTATCCGTTTAGCGCGTTAGGGGTACACACGGGACCACCGCCGGCCCCGCCACCTGCCACAGCCACAACTGCTTCTGTGACAAAATCGGAACAGATGCAGGCCGAGCCGGCACCATTGCTCTCCTCGCAATACGAGCCGCTTTCGGACGAGGATTGA